The sequence below is a genomic window from Salinispira pacifica.
ACCCGGTATTATCCTCTGAGCTTCAGCTACCGGGCCCGCTCGCTCATCTCAAATCTGTCGGTGCACCGGATCTTTCCCCGTACCGGGGAGTTGAGCAGCCGGGACCGGGAGGATATGGCGGAATACCTTGAAGTGAACTTATCCCCCCTGGAAGAAGAGCGGTACCGGGACCATCTGAATTCCTTTCTCCCTGAAGAAGCGGGATATATGGAACGGATAACCGCCATCCTTAATCATTACCGGGAGTATCAGTATGAACTGGGCTTCACAGACGATGTAAGCATACCGGCGATTTCCGACTTTCTGTTCAACCACCGCAGCGGCGACTGTACGGAATTCTCCAACAGTGCGGCAATTCTCGCCCGGCTTGCGGGTATTCCCTCCCGGGTTGTCACAGGGTATCTGGTATCCGACGGACTGCAGACAAATGCCCACAGACAGGCATTAGGTCAGCTGAGAGAACAGTTTCCTCCCCTGGAGAAGGAGAATCCTTCAGACCTGTACCTGGTCACCACCGTGCACCGCCACTCCTGGGCACAGTTCTACCTTCCCGTGTACGGCTGGGTGGACTTCGAAGCCACCAGCAGTGCCATTCCCCCCCAGGGAGGCATGGATCCCAACTCCCTGAATGTGGTAATCCCTGATCTGCAGGAACGCACGGTGTACAACCGGCGCATCCCCATCCCCTGGGAGCTTCTGGGTACAATTGCCCTGATCATCGCGCTGCTCACAGCGGGAGGATTGTATTCCATTCGCTGGGGCCGGATTATCATGCTGGGAATCATCTCCCGGGGAAGCAGCGAAGCCTCTGCAAAGGCTCTCTACCGGCTGCTTCTGGTGCAGCTTCACGCAAAGGGCTGGGAACTGAAGCGTCCCGACCAGACACCCAAGGAATACGCCGGGGAAAACCCTCTTTTCGGGGATTTTGCCCGGCTCTATACCCGGATTCTCTAC
It includes:
- a CDS encoding transglutaminase-like domain-containing protein — translated: MYSTIRDKVSSYQPLEIEPSVMDTRYYPLSFSYRARSLISNLSVHRIFPRTGELSSRDREDMAEYLEVNLSPLEEERYRDHLNSFLPEEAGYMERITAILNHYREYQYELGFTDDVSIPAISDFLFNHRSGDCTEFSNSAAILARLAGIPSRVVTGYLVSDGLQTNAHRQALGQLREQFPPLEKENPSDLYLVTTVHRHSWAQFYLPVYGWVDFEATSSAIPPQGGMDPNSLNVVIPDLQERTVYNRRIPIPWELLGTIALIIALLTAGGLYSIRWGRIIMLGIISRGSSEASAKALYRLLLVQLHAKGWELKRPDQTPKEYAGENPLFGDFARLYTRILYAPGWEAGQTDPELREKLRKEYRKLLKSGDAGPIPGAVKRILRLIFGLRDMRYL